From Candidatus Edwardsbacteria bacterium RifOxyA12_full_54_48, a single genomic window includes:
- a CDS encoding ABC transporter: MSLLSMANVRKDYLAGDVTIQALKGINLTVEKGKFISFVGPSGSGKTTLLNLIGCLDKPTEGTVTVAGVEVNRMDRKTSAKFRGDNIGFIFQNFNLIPVLTVYENVEYPLIMVQDVPLNKRKQRIEDMLERVGMSDQRNKYPSQLSGGQKQRVAIARALVMDPKLVLADEPTANLDHDTAYKVIGLMHEMKKEFNTSFIFATHDQKIVGEAEIIYTMEDGLITKVQANETYGGGAK; encoded by the coding sequence ATGAGTTTACTTTCCATGGCAAATGTCAGGAAGGATTACCTGGCCGGAGATGTCACGATACAGGCCCTTAAGGGGATAAATCTTACGGTAGAAAAGGGCAAGTTCATCTCCTTTGTGGGGCCGTCCGGCAGCGGCAAGACCACCCTGCTGAATCTGATCGGCTGTTTGGACAAGCCGACAGAGGGAACCGTTACCGTGGCTGGGGTGGAGGTCAACCGGATGGACCGGAAAACTTCGGCTAAATTCCGGGGCGACAACATCGGATTTATTTTCCAGAACTTCAACCTGATACCGGTGCTGACGGTCTATGAAAACGTGGAATATCCACTGATAATGGTCCAGGATGTTCCCTTGAACAAGCGAAAACAAAGAATTGAGGACATGCTGGAGCGGGTCGGGATGTCAGACCAGCGGAACAAATACCCCTCCCAGCTTTCCGGGGGACAGAAACAACGGGTGGCTATAGCCAGAGCTTTGGTCATGGACCCAAAACTGGTTTTAGCGGACGAACCCACGGCAAACCTGGATCATGATACCGCCTATAAGGTGATCGGGCTGATGCACGAGATGAAGAAAGAGTTCAATACCTCCTTTATCTTTGCCACCCATGACCAGAAAATCGTGGGCGAGGCCGAAATTATCTATACCATGGAGGACGGCTTGATAACCAAAGTCCAGGCCAACGAAACCTACGGGGGGGGCGCAAAATGA
- a CDS encoding transcriptional regulator, which yields MTQKEKAKYQARAAIIKALAHPTRLFMVDKLSIKSHCVCELTAMVGDDITTVSKHLSVLKNAGLVAVEKKGTQVFYHLKVPCILGFLSCAEETIKNTLKEQNRLFS from the coding sequence ATGACCCAAAAAGAGAAAGCCAAATACCAGGCCAGGGCCGCCATTATCAAGGCTCTGGCTCACCCCACCAGGTTGTTTATGGTGGATAAGCTGTCGATAAAGTCGCATTGTGTTTGTGAACTTACCGCCATGGTGGGCGACGACATCACCACCGTTTCCAAGCACCTCTCGGTCTTGAAGAATGCCGGGTTGGTGGCGGTGGAAAAGAAGGGCACCCAGGTTTTCTATCACCTAAAGGTCCCCTGCATTCTGGGTTTTTTAAGCTGCGCCGAGGAGACTATAAAAAACACCCTGAAAGAGCAAAACCGTCTTTTCAGTTAA
- a CDS encoding thiol reductase thioredoxin, whose protein sequence is MDSAKAKNQKLPKLVDLGADKCIPCKMMAPILDKLKKDFAGKLEVVFIDVWKNADEGSKYKIRVIPTQIFYSPEGKELFRHEGFYSREDILAKWKELGFEFKQ, encoded by the coding sequence ATGGATAGCGCCAAGGCTAAAAATCAAAAACTTCCCAAACTGGTTGATCTTGGCGCAGATAAATGCATCCCCTGCAAAATGATGGCGCCCATCCTGGACAAATTGAAAAAAGATTTCGCCGGCAAACTGGAGGTAGTGTTCATAGATGTTTGGAAGAACGCGGACGAGGGAAGCAAGTACAAGATCCGGGTGATCCCCACCCAGATATTCTACAGTCCCGAGGGAAAGGAGTTGTTCCGGCATGAGGGGTTCTATTCCCGGGAAGACATTTTGGCCAAGTGGAAGGAACTGGGTTTCGAGTTCAAACAATGA
- a CDS encoding redox-active disulfide protein 2, with translation MKIQILGTGCPKCKTLTANVEKAVKELGIEAEIVKVSEIKDIMTFGVMMTPALAIDGVVKSTGHLLSPEQIKKLIT, from the coding sequence ATGAAGATCCAAATACTGGGCACCGGATGCCCCAAGTGCAAGACCCTGACCGCCAACGTTGAGAAGGCGGTCAAAGAGCTGGGCATAGAAGCGGAGATTGTCAAGGTTTCGGAGATCAAGGATATCATGACCTTTGGGGTGATGATGACGCCGGCCCTGGCCATAGACGGCGTGGTCAAGTCCACCGGTCATCTGCTGTCACCGGAGCAGATCAAAAAACTGATAACTTAA
- a CDS encoding permease: MDWKKEYKYLLLMVGGFLAFFYLPVGWPRFDNAIVEGLQLTKWYAREHVLLCLIPAFYIAGAISVFVSQESVLRYLGHKANQALAYAVASVSGTILAVCSCTVLPLFAGIYNTGAGLGPATAFLYSGPAINVLAIILTAKVLGPEMGLARAVGAVVFSVVIGLLMHFIFRKDEAKRAQDLAVMPVPEAKRRLWQNVVYFGLMVVILIFSNWGQPQGAGQFWQFMYSTKWILTGISAIAFGWVLWKWFEIAWWKIAITGTIVAALSFIFSHEPLIPFGAAVIGLSVITATDKGEAGTWFESAWGYAKQIFPLLLFGVLASGFFLGRPGYEGIIPSAWVAKMVGGNSLGANFFASIVGAFMYFATLTEVPILQGLLGAGMGKGPALALLLAGPALSLPSMLVIRTVIGTKKAAVYIVLVVIMATLTGMLYGWLF, encoded by the coding sequence ATGGATTGGAAAAAAGAATACAAATACCTGTTATTGATGGTGGGGGGCTTTCTGGCCTTCTTCTATCTGCCGGTGGGCTGGCCCCGGTTCGATAATGCCATAGTCGAGGGGCTGCAGCTGACCAAATGGTATGCCCGGGAGCACGTGCTGTTGTGCCTGATCCCGGCCTTCTACATTGCCGGGGCCATCTCAGTTTTCGTCAGCCAGGAATCGGTGCTGCGCTACCTGGGGCACAAGGCCAACCAGGCGCTGGCCTACGCCGTAGCGTCGGTTTCCGGCACCATCCTGGCGGTCTGTTCCTGCACCGTGCTGCCGCTGTTCGCCGGCATCTACAACACCGGGGCGGGCCTGGGCCCGGCCACGGCCTTTTTATATTCCGGCCCGGCCATCAACGTGCTGGCCATCATTTTAACGGCCAAGGTGCTGGGCCCAGAGATGGGCCTGGCCCGGGCGGTGGGGGCGGTGGTCTTCAGCGTGGTGATAGGCCTGCTGATGCATTTCATCTTTCGCAAAGACGAAGCCAAGCGGGCCCAGGACCTGGCCGTAATGCCGGTCCCGGAAGCCAAACGAAGATTGTGGCAGAATGTGGTCTATTTTGGACTGATGGTGGTCATCCTTATCTTCAGCAACTGGGGACAGCCCCAGGGGGCCGGGCAATTCTGGCAGTTCATGTACTCGACCAAGTGGATATTGACGGGCATTTCGGCCATCGCCTTCGGCTGGGTGCTGTGGAAGTGGTTTGAAATAGCCTGGTGGAAAATTGCAATTACCGGGACGATAGTGGCGGCGCTTTCGTTCATCTTCTCCCATGAGCCGCTGATCCCCTTCGGCGCCGCGGTCATCGGGCTTTCGGTCATCACCGCTACCGACAAGGGCGAGGCCGGAACCTGGTTCGAGTCGGCCTGGGGCTATGCCAAGCAGATATTTCCCCTTCTTCTATTTGGAGTGCTGGCTTCGGGGTTCTTCCTGGGCCGGCCGGGTTATGAAGGGATCATTCCATCGGCCTGGGTGGCCAAAATGGTGGGCGGGAATTCGCTGGGAGCCAACTTCTTTGCCTCCATTGTCGGCGCTTTTATGTATTTCGCCACCCTGACCGAGGTGCCCATTCTCCAGGGCCTGTTGGGCGCCGGCATGGGCAAGGGCCCGGCCCTGGCCCTGCTGTTGGCCGGGCCGGCCTTATCGCTGCCCAGCATGCTGGTGATCCGCACGGTGATAGGAACAAAAAAGGCGGCGGTGTATATCGTTTTGGTTGTGATTATGGCCACACTTACCGGAATGCTATACGGCTGGCTGTTCTGA
- a CDS encoding ABC transporter substrate-binding protein — MKNIIKISWRNLLRYTRRTLLTSSLIAVGVALVIIFGGIGASFKDEVIGTITNSNLGDIQIHKKGYVGSMDNLPLDIAIPEQGLNKIRSLLDANPEVKAYSERIRFGAMVSNFAQTTSMRLTAVYPEKESSTCPALTERIKEGNSDPKTFVQPGSIVIPANIATGMNLKIGDDAVLVATNKDGSVNGVTFKISGISENILGPQGKDGYIHIDDAVSLLRIENGEITEIAVKLNDFDKLKKVYSRLKGELAEIPGGNSGKPAFEVHSWEELSPFSSIVKIVTLLIMVVRLVLVSIVLISILNVMMMSVYERIGEIGTIASIGTPPSKILALFLTEGLLLGFFSALAGIIFGTGLLMIVAAAKLNFVFGMMKLSLSPQIPTAEIILSLIIVVVISALASLQPALKASKMEPVEALRHV, encoded by the coding sequence ATGAAGAACATAATCAAGATCTCCTGGCGCAACCTTTTAAGGTACACCCGCCGGACGCTATTGACGTCCTCGCTGATAGCGGTGGGCGTGGCTTTGGTAATAATCTTCGGAGGGATTGGGGCCTCGTTCAAAGATGAGGTCATAGGCACTATTACCAATTCCAACCTGGGCGACATCCAGATCCACAAGAAAGGGTATGTCGGCTCGATGGATAACCTGCCACTGGACATTGCCATACCAGAACAGGGATTGAACAAAATAAGATCGCTGCTGGACGCCAATCCCGAAGTGAAGGCCTATTCGGAAAGGATCAGATTCGGGGCGATGGTCAGCAACTTTGCCCAGACCACCAGTATGCGCCTGACCGCAGTTTATCCCGAGAAAGAAAGCAGCACCTGCCCGGCCCTGACGGAAAGGATAAAAGAGGGCAATTCAGACCCGAAAACCTTTGTCCAGCCGGGATCGATTGTCATTCCCGCCAATATTGCCACCGGAATGAACCTTAAAATCGGGGACGATGCCGTATTGGTGGCCACCAACAAGGACGGTTCGGTAAACGGAGTAACCTTTAAAATCTCCGGTATTTCGGAAAATATACTCGGTCCGCAGGGCAAGGACGGATACATTCACATTGATGATGCGGTTTCCCTTTTAAGGATCGAGAACGGGGAGATCACCGAAATCGCCGTAAAGCTGAATGATTTTGACAAGCTAAAAAAGGTATATTCACGGCTCAAGGGCGAACTGGCCGAAATCCCTGGGGGGAACTCGGGCAAACCGGCATTTGAGGTTCATTCCTGGGAGGAGTTATCGCCCTTTTCCAGCATTGTAAAAATAGTGACCCTGCTGATCATGGTGGTCAGGTTGGTGCTGGTGTCCATCGTTTTGATAAGCATCCTCAATGTCATGATGATGTCCGTTTATGAGCGGATCGGAGAGATCGGCACCATCGCTTCCATCGGGACGCCGCCTTCTAAGATTTTGGCACTATTCCTGACCGAAGGTCTCCTGCTTGGCTTTTTCAGCGCCCTGGCCGGGATCATTTTTGGAACGGGGCTTCTGATGATCGTGGCGGCGGCGAAGTTGAACTTCGTTTTCGGGATGATGAAGCTTTCCCTGTCCCCGCAGATACCCACGGCGGAAATAATTTTATCCTTGATCATAGTGGTCGTCATTTCTGCCTTGGCCAGCTTGCAACCGGCGCTCAAGGCGTCAAAAATGGAGCCGGTGGAAGCGTTAAGACATGTATAA
- a CDS encoding 4Fe-4S ferredoxin: MSKNWYPIINYEKCTVCGVCLGKCSHGVFEDKGGMMVVVHPQGCVDGCHGCQKLCPSGAISYFGENDPKVKPSGCGCDCK; this comes from the coding sequence ATGTCTAAAAACTGGTATCCGATAATCAATTACGAAAAATGCACCGTCTGCGGCGTCTGTCTGGGCAAATGTTCCCACGGGGTGTTCGAGGACAAGGGCGGTATGATGGTGGTGGTTCATCCCCAAGGATGCGTGGATGGCTGCCACGGCTGCCAGAAGCTTTGTCCTTCCGGGGCCATCAGTTATTTTGGCGAAAATGATCCCAAGGTTAAGCCGTCGGGGTGCGGCTGTGATTGTAAATAA
- a CDS encoding cytochrome C biogenesis protein — protein MMETVFIKLSQAVEGAPAIALLASFLWGILSIILSPCHLASIPLIVGFVDEQGRISTKRAFLISLLFGVGILVTIGAIGAITAALGRMMGDVGRWGNYFVAVIFFLVGLHLIGLIPMPWAGANASGYKRKGLLASFVLGLIFGIALGPCTFAYMAPMLAVTFRTASTNPLYGAGLLLAYGVGHCSVLVLAGTFTEVIQHYLSWTEKSKGTAIVKIICGILVILGGVYMIFTAR, from the coding sequence ATGATGGAAACTGTTTTCATAAAACTGTCCCAGGCGGTGGAGGGAGCCCCGGCCATCGCCCTTTTGGCCTCCTTCTTGTGGGGCATCCTCAGTATCATCCTCAGCCCCTGCCACCTGGCATCGATCCCCCTGATCGTGGGCTTCGTGGACGAGCAAGGGCGTATCTCCACCAAACGGGCCTTCCTGATCTCCTTGTTGTTCGGGGTCGGAATTCTGGTCACCATCGGTGCCATCGGCGCCATCACCGCGGCTCTGGGCCGGATGATGGGCGATGTCGGACGCTGGGGAAATTATTTCGTGGCCGTCATCTTCTTTCTGGTGGGGCTGCACCTGATCGGGCTGATCCCCATGCCCTGGGCCGGGGCCAACGCCTCCGGCTATAAGCGCAAGGGCCTGCTGGCGTCCTTTGTCCTGGGCCTGATCTTCGGAATAGCCCTGGGCCCCTGCACCTTCGCCTACATGGCGCCGATGCTGGCGGTCACCTTCCGTACCGCTTCCACCAATCCATTATATGGTGCGGGATTGCTGCTGGCCTACGGCGTTGGGCACTGCTCGGTGCTGGTGCTGGCCGGGACCTTCACCGAGGTCATCCAGCATTATCTTAGTTGGACTGAAAAATCCAAGGGCACGGCCATCGTCAAGATCATCTGCGGAATATTGGTGATCCTGGGCGGGGTATACATGATATTTACAGCCAGATAA
- a CDS encoding monofunctional biosynthetic peptidoglycan transglycosylase encodes MSKKKNPKIKFIIILTAATIFYFAGSIVLDLMHLPAIDNLAKKNPARTALMEQRVKEARARKKPYRISQSYLPYNAISPYLKKAVLVAEDAAFFSHQGIDYGELKEAIKTDWKKKRWARGGSTITMQLAKNLYLSTSKSLTRKISEAVLARRMDDQLSKARIFELYLNYIEWGDGIFGCQSASLIYFDCSASELDPELAIRLASIIVNPRKYGPFTDSKRMNTRRKWIAQKMLQYGHLTEEEYSDLNF; translated from the coding sequence ATGAGCAAAAAGAAAAATCCCAAAATAAAATTCATCATCATATTGACTGCAGCGACGATCTTTTATTTCGCCGGGTCCATTGTTCTGGACCTGATGCACCTGCCGGCCATTGACAACCTGGCAAAGAAGAATCCCGCCAGGACGGCCTTGATGGAGCAAAGGGTCAAAGAGGCCCGGGCCAGGAAAAAACCGTACCGGATCAGCCAGTCGTACCTCCCGTACAATGCCATATCGCCCTATCTTAAAAAGGCGGTGCTGGTGGCCGAGGATGCGGCCTTCTTCTCCCACCAGGGAATAGACTACGGCGAGCTGAAGGAGGCCATCAAGACCGACTGGAAGAAGAAACGCTGGGCCAGGGGTGGCTCCACCATCACCATGCAGCTGGCCAAGAACCTATACCTGTCGACCTCCAAGAGCCTGACCCGGAAGATCTCCGAAGCGGTGCTGGCCCGGCGGATGGACGACCAGCTCAGCAAGGCCCGGATCTTCGAGCTGTACCTGAACTATATCGAGTGGGGCGACGGCATCTTCGGCTGCCAGTCGGCGTCCTTGATTTATTTTGACTGTTCGGCCTCGGAGCTTGATCCCGAGCTGGCTATCAGACTGGCTTCGATCATCGTCAATCCCAGAAAATACGGACCGTTCACCGACAGCAAGCGGATGAACACCCGCCGGAAATGGATCGCCCAAAAAATGCTGCAATACGGGCACCTGACGGAAGAAGAATACAGTGATTTAAATTTTTAG
- a CDS encoding outer membrane lipoprotein-sorting protein, producing the protein MYNQKGTTMKRMLLLLPLLLASVIGPALAQDGNQLLKRIDEKLMPESYESYRKLINAEPNGRKKEFVFYTAKKGKDKVAMLYLSPASEKGRTTLRLGDNMWLYIPNVGKPIRITSLQSITGGVFNNADIMQVDYNAEYDVEKTEESESEYILTLKAKNKTVAYDKLKMWAAKDEILKKVECYSASGMLIKTLEFKELKDFGQGVVRPSVIETYSPLYKGYLSTMIYSQVKPRIFKEEVFTINYMSRLEGLRK; encoded by the coding sequence ATGTATAACCAGAAAGGAACTACGATGAAAAGAATGCTATTATTGTTGCCGCTGTTGTTGGCCTCCGTTATAGGACCGGCCCTGGCCCAAGACGGTAACCAGCTGCTGAAAAGGATCGATGAAAAGCTGATGCCGGAAAGCTACGAGTCGTACCGGAAGCTGATCAACGCCGAGCCCAACGGACGGAAAAAGGAGTTTGTTTTTTATACCGCAAAAAAAGGAAAGGACAAAGTGGCCATGCTGTACCTTTCCCCGGCCAGCGAAAAGGGCCGGACCACCCTGCGGCTGGGTGACAACATGTGGCTGTATATACCCAATGTGGGCAAGCCGATCCGCATTACCAGCCTGCAATCCATTACCGGAGGGGTGTTCAACAACGCCGATATCATGCAGGTTGATTACAACGCGGAATACGATGTCGAAAAGACGGAGGAATCGGAATCGGAATACATCCTGACGCTAAAAGCCAAGAACAAAACCGTGGCCTATGACAAGCTCAAGATGTGGGCCGCCAAGGACGAGATATTGAAAAAAGTGGAGTGCTATTCCGCCAGCGGGATGCTGATAAAAACCCTGGAGTTTAAGGAACTGAAGGACTTCGGCCAGGGGGTGGTGCGGCCGTCGGTCATAGAAACATACAGCCCGCTGTACAAGGGCTATCTATCAACCATGATCTATTCTCAGGTGAAACCGAGGATCTTCAAGGAAGAGGTGTTTACCATAAACTATATGTCCCGGCTTGAGGGACTAAGAAAATGA